One window of Hyphomicrobiales bacterium genomic DNA carries:
- a CDS encoding site-specific DNA-methyltransferase, which translates to MQKLTDSDPETKSPDLVAQNLSQLKALFPELVTEGKDGAAVNLDVLKQLVGDKTVTDAEEKYGLNWHGKRCARQLALTPSAGTLRPCPEDSVDWDTTQNLMIEGDNLEVLKLFQKSYAGKVKLIYIDPPYNTGHDFVYPDNFQDNIRNYLELTGQVGDGGRKLSSNPEASGRFHTDWLNMMYPRLKLARDLLREDGVIFVSIDDHELQNLGALLDSIFGVENFIGIFVWEKRTTRENRKVFSVNHDYIVCYAREKPIFETVRCLLPRSDENEERFLNPDNDPRGPWQSVSMNAQAGPGRRKEQFYTVTTPSGRKVDPPSGRCWVYTEDRFEELKTDNRVWFGEDGANVPRLKCFRNESDNGIVPHTMWRADEVGTTDTAKKAIKDLFNGIEVFDTPKPIPLLARIVQICTKNQRDEIILDFFGGAAPIGEAVYQQNLADSGKRRFFVVQLPEPLPDDSPATQLGFKTLSQVAIDRLRRAGKKMREESPMFEGDLGFRVFKLASSNIRAWEPDREKLAETLEASIEHLKTDRTEQDILFELLLKLGLDLCVPIETNKVAGGAKQAHEIYSIGGGSLLVCLSPAIPQADVEPLALGLVAWHKALKPAGETTVVFRDSAFTDDVAKTNLTAILHQHGLETVRSL; encoded by the coding sequence ATGCAGAAGCTAACCGATAGCGACCCCGAGACGAAGTCGCCCGACCTCGTCGCGCAGAATCTTTCCCAGCTCAAAGCCCTCTTCCCCGAACTCGTCACCGAGGGCAAGGATGGGGCGGCAGTGAATCTGGACGTGCTCAAGCAGCTTGTGGGCGACAAGACGGTGACGGATGCCGAGGAGAAATATGGTCTCAACTGGCATGGCAAACGCTGCGCCCGCCAGCTCGCCCTCACGCCGAGTGCCGGCACGCTGCGGCCTTGCCCGGAAGATTCGGTGGATTGGGACACCACCCAGAACCTTATGATCGAGGGCGACAACCTCGAAGTCCTCAAGCTCTTCCAGAAGTCCTACGCCGGGAAGGTGAAGCTCATCTACATCGACCCGCCCTACAACACGGGTCATGACTTCGTCTATCCCGACAATTTTCAGGACAACATCCGCAACTACCTCGAACTCACGGGACAGGTCGGCGATGGAGGGCGCAAGTTGTCCTCCAACCCCGAAGCCTCCGGTCGCTTCCACACCGATTGGCTAAACATGATGTATCCGCGGCTCAAGCTCGCGCGGGATCTACTGCGGGAAGATGGAGTGATATTCGTTTCGATCGACGACCATGAGCTACAAAACCTTGGAGCCCTCCTGGATTCAATCTTCGGCGTGGAGAACTTCATAGGCATATTTGTTTGGGAGAAACGGACTACGCGTGAGAACCGGAAAGTCTTCTCCGTGAATCATGACTACATAGTTTGCTATGCACGGGAGAAGCCCATTTTCGAGACAGTTCGGTGCCTTCTTCCGCGCAGCGACGAAAACGAAGAGCGGTTTTTGAACCCGGACAACGACCCTCGCGGGCCGTGGCAGTCCGTATCGATGAACGCGCAGGCGGGCCCGGGTCGCCGCAAAGAACAGTTTTATACCGTTACAACACCATCTGGGCGCAAAGTGGACCCCCCGTCTGGGCGATGTTGGGTGTACACCGAAGATCGATTTGAAGAACTGAAGACCGACAATCGAGTCTGGTTTGGTGAGGACGGAGCAAATGTTCCGAGGCTGAAGTGCTTTCGCAATGAGTCGGACAATGGCATTGTGCCTCACACTATGTGGCGAGCCGATGAGGTCGGCACTACCGACACAGCGAAAAAAGCGATAAAGGATCTCTTCAACGGAATTGAAGTCTTTGACACCCCAAAGCCAATTCCACTCCTTGCGCGGATAGTCCAGATTTGCACCAAGAATCAACGGGACGAGATCATCCTCGATTTCTTTGGAGGGGCCGCGCCTATAGGGGAAGCCGTGTATCAGCAGAATCTCGCTGATTCGGGCAAGCGCCGCTTCTTCGTCGTGCAACTACCCGAGCCGCTTCCTGACGATTCTCCTGCGACGCAACTCGGCTTCAAGACGCTCAGCCAAGTGGCAATTGATCGTCTCCGCCGCGCAGGCAAGAAGATGCGGGAAGAGAGCCCGATGTTCGAGGGCGACCTCGGCTTCCGCGTCTTCAAGCTCGCCAGCAGCAACATCCGGGCGTGGGAGCCGGACCGCGAGAAGCTCGCCGAAACCCTCGAAGCCTCCATCGAGCACCTCAAGACCGACCGCACGGAGCAGGACATCCTCTTCGAGTTGCTTCTCAAACTCGGCCTCGACCTCTGCGTGCCCATCGAAACGAACAAGGTGGCAGGAGGCGCGAAGCAGGCGCATGAAATCTATTCCATCGGCGGCGGCTCACTGCTGGTCTGCCTCTCGCCCGCCATCCCACAGGCCGACGTGGAGCCGCTGGCCCTCGGCCTCGTGGCGTGGCACAAGGCATTGAAGCCCGCCGGAGAAACCACCGTCGTCTTCCGTGACAGCGCCTTCACCGACGACGTGGCCAAGACCAACCTCACCGCCATCCTCCACCAGCACGGCCTCGAAACCGTGCGCAGTCTGTAA